The following are from one region of the Candidatus Polarisedimenticolaceae bacterium genome:
- a CDS encoding DUF433 domain-containing protein: MEDERIEIDDRVGFGRPRIRGTRVPLDVLFARLAAGMAEADVAKEYGIDIGDVRAALLWVARRIASERA, from the coding sequence ATGGAGGACGAGCGCATCGAGATCGACGATCGAGTCGGATTCGGCCGCCCGCGGATCCGCGGCACACGGGTCCCGCTGGACGTGCTCTTCGCGCGCCTGGCCGCCGGGATGGCCGAGGCGGACGTCGCGAAGGAGTACGGCATCGACATCGGGGACGTTCGCGCCGCTCTCCTCTGGGTCGCTCGCCGCATCGCGTCGGAGCGCGCATGA
- a CDS encoding CoA-binding protein, whose amino-acid sequence MTRTANALEDARALLRDKKTRIAVVGASNDPRKYGNIILNDLAARGYDVLPVNLHETAIAGRRVYRTLADVPAPVDLVDVVTPPDVTLTILRDAEAAGIGLVWLQPGSFDAEVLAAAAAAPFRTVHDACVMVEARRVAT is encoded by the coding sequence ATGACGAGAACCGCGAACGCACTCGAGGACGCTCGCGCGCTTCTCCGCGACAAGAAGACGCGCATCGCGGTCGTCGGCGCGAGCAACGACCCGCGGAAGTACGGGAACATCATCCTCAACGATCTCGCCGCGCGCGGGTACGACGTCCTCCCCGTCAACCTCCACGAGACGGCGATCGCCGGCAGGCGCGTGTACCGGACCCTCGCCGACGTGCCCGCGCCCGTGGATCTCGTCGACGTCGTGACGCCCCCCGACGTGACGCTGACGATCCTCCGGGACGCGGAGGCGGCGGGGATCGGCCTCGTCTGGCTGCAGCCCGGGAGCTTCGACGCCGAGGTGCTCGCCGCGGCGGCGGCCGCCCCGTTCCGGACCGTGCACGACGCCTGCGTCATGGTCGAGGCCCGGCGGGTCGCGACCTGA
- a CDS encoding ATP-binding cassette domain-containing protein, producing the protein MLSLSVQDLRKDYPRRPRALDGLSLELGPGILGLLGPNGAGKSTLMRIVATVAKPTAGRVTWNGIDVVATPNAVREVLGYLPQDFGVYPNLNAVEFLEYLAAVRGLDAKRARKRIDELLVLVNLVEAGKRPLGGYSGGMRQRVGIAQALLTDPKLLIVDEPTVGLDPEERVRFRDLLGEMAGERIVILSTHIVSDVEAIASDIAIVGAGRLLARGSPAELAARAGAPSVEEAYLRFVKAARETPA; encoded by the coding sequence ATGCTGTCGCTTTCCGTCCAGGACCTACGAAAGGACTACCCGCGAAGGCCCAGGGCGCTCGACGGGCTCTCGCTCGAGCTCGGCCCGGGGATCCTCGGCCTGCTCGGCCCGAACGGAGCCGGCAAGTCCACGCTCATGAGGATTGTCGCGACCGTTGCCAAGCCGACCGCCGGGCGCGTGACCTGGAACGGGATCGACGTGGTCGCGACGCCGAACGCCGTGCGCGAGGTGCTCGGCTACCTCCCACAGGACTTCGGCGTCTACCCGAACCTGAACGCGGTCGAGTTCCTCGAGTACCTGGCGGCGGTCCGCGGCCTCGACGCAAAGCGCGCGCGCAAGCGGATCGACGAGCTTCTCGTGCTCGTCAACCTCGTCGAGGCCGGGAAGCGGCCCCTCGGCGGCTATTCCGGAGGGATGCGCCAGCGCGTCGGCATCGCGCAGGCGCTCCTCACAGATCCCAAGCTGCTCATCGTCGATGAGCCGACGGTCGGCCTCGATCCCGAAGAGCGCGTCCGGTTCCGCGATCTTCTCGGCGAGATGGCCGGCGAGCGGATCGTCATCCTCTCGACGCACATCGTGTCGGATGTCGAGGCGATCGCGTCCGACATCGCGATCGTCGGCGCCGGCCGCCTGCTCGCGCGCGGGTCACCCGCGGAGCTGGCCGCCCGCGCGGGAGCACCGTCGGTCGAGGAGGCCTACCTCCGATTCGTCAAGGCGGCGCGGGAAACGCCGGCGTGA
- a CDS encoding DUF5615 family PIN-like protein produces MSPRLLVDEDVPRSCVERLRDRGAFVVDLRDERPRGLSDDEVCAFAQRLGLTLLTGHAGFGDIARFPLDRRPDILVVATDDPEIWAPALGDVLL; encoded by the coding sequence ATGAGCCCGCGCCTGCTCGTCGACGAGGACGTGCCCCGGTCCTGCGTCGAGCGGCTGCGCGACCGCGGCGCGTTCGTGGTCGATCTCCGCGACGAGCGCCCGCGCGGATTGTCGGATGACGAGGTCTGCGCCTTCGCGCAGCGGCTGGGACTGACGCTCCTCACCGGCCACGCCGGCTTTGGCGACATCGCCCGGTTCCCGCTCGATCGCCGGCCCGACATCCTCGTCGTCGCCACCGACGATCCCGAGATCTGGGCGCCGGCGCTCGGCGACGTCCTGCTCTAG